In Caulobacter segnis ATCC 21756, the sequence ACCCGGACCATGGCCGAAGCGAAGGCGCCCGCCCGGCTGGACGGGGTCAGGGTCGCGTCGGCCACGATGCGCAGAAGATCCCGCACGGTCTCGGCCACGAAGGCTTCGGCTTCCGGCTGGCCGACGAGGACCGGCCATGGCCCGGGCAGCGCGCATTCCATGAGAACGCGCCAAGGACTGAAGCGATAGGTCATGCGCGATCAGGGCTCGATCTTGGCCGCATCGAAGTCTGGCAGCACTTGGGCGCCGCCGCGAGCCTGGCGAACCATGTCCGCTCGATTCTGCAGGTAGACGGACCGCATCATCGCATAGGGATCCGCCGCGTCGTCCAGGGCGCGAAGAAAGCCGTCGGCGTTGGCGCGCCCGTCGAGCATGGTGGCGCTAGAGCGGATGGCGCCGAACATTTTCGGACCGCCAGCCGTGGCCATGGCGACGGGATCAGTCATCATATCGACCAACTGGCCGATGCCGTCTCGCAAGGTGGTCGGCCCCATCAGCGGCAGGACCAGATAGCGCCCCGAACCGGCGCCGTAACGTCCCAGGGTCTGGCCGAAATCACCCCGGTGGCCTTCCAGGCCCAGCTTGCCGCCAACGTCGAACAGGCCAAGCCCCCCAACCGTCGTGTTGATCAGAAAGCGCGAGGCCGTCACGCTGGCCGCGCGCGGGCGACCCTGAGCCAGATCGTTGATGGCGGTGCGCGGCTCGGCCAAGTTGGCCACGAACGAGGACACCCGGCCGCGAACGACGCGCGGCGTCACCTTCATGTACCCCCGTCCGATCGGTCCGATGAGGACGCGGTCGAGGCCCTGATTGAATTTGAAGGTCTTTCGATTGAGCCCCTCCCATGGATCGTGTGCGAGGGGACCGACTTCCCGCGTCAATTCAAGCGGGAGTTCGGGGAGGGCTTTTGCCAGGGCGTGGTGCGGCGCGGCGTATGCCAAGGTCAGGCTGGTGATCAGCCCGAGGCGACGGGCGGCGGAGAACGACTTGGTCATGACGTTGGGCTCCAGGAAGGATGCCCCGCCCTATGGCCGCCGTAGCTTGCTTGAAGCTTTCTGTGTGAGACGTCCCATCCGCAGGGGGCGGGATGGCGCCAGAAGCAGCCGTTGCGCGCCTCTATGACCCGATGCTTTGCACCCCTCCCCAAAGTCCGCCCCGTTGGGAAGGGCAGCGCCATCCAACTCGCCGTCCAAGGCCTGCCTCCATAGTTTCGGGTCTTGAACGTCATTTTGGGCTGCGGTCGGATAGTCGCGGCGCCGTCTAAGTGGTGTACCCGAGACGGCGCCCAACATTTGAAGCGCAACGCCTTGCGTGGACATCATTCACGGACCGGGCGCTCGACCGAGCACCCGGTCCGATTTTCTATGGCTTGAGGCGCTCCCTCTGGGGCGACGGGGTTGGTTTCGACATGTGGTTGATGGCGCGTCGCGAGCGGCGCCGAGCAATGTCTCCGGCACTTGGCTTCCTGGCTTTGGCCATCATCCTCCCCCTGACAAGCGGCGCGGCGATGGCCGAGTCGCGCGTCGAGCGGCTTCAGGCGCTCGGCGACCAGATCCGCGCGCATCACGGACGGCTCTCATCAGCCGATATCGAGACGGCCGGCGCGGCCGCGATGGGCTCCTCCGGCCGCAAGCGCTTCTACGGCCTGTGGCGCACTCTCAGTTACTACCGCGACAACGCCGAACACGCCGATTTCGAGCGTTGGGCCGCGCGCACCCGCGCGCTCGCCGCGCGCGATCATGACCAACCTCTCGCGGCGATGGTCATGGTGCTGAGCAGCTCGAAGACCGCGACCGACGCCCCGGGGCGCAAGGCCGACTTCGCGGCATGGACGCGCGCCGCCC encodes:
- a CDS encoding MlaA family lipoprotein gives rise to the protein MTKSFSAARRLGLITSLTLAYAAPHHALAKALPELPLELTREVGPLAHDPWEGLNRKTFKFNQGLDRVLIGPIGRGYMKVTPRVVRGRVSSFVANLAEPRTAINDLAQGRPRAASVTASRFLINTTVGGLGLFDVGGKLGLEGHRGDFGQTLGRYGAGSGRYLVLPLMGPTTLRDGIGQLVDMMTDPVAMATAGGPKMFGAIRSSATMLDGRANADGFLRALDDAADPYAMMRSVYLQNRADMVRQARGGAQVLPDFDAAKIEP